The following proteins come from a genomic window of Phnomibacter ginsenosidimutans:
- a CDS encoding 2TM domain-containing protein encodes MDNMHNNELWETARRRAAFKKSLSSYFLVNAFLIGIWYFTTGVNSRHFWPIWPILGWGLGLAFQYANAYMGTQLFSAEKEYEKLKQQQR; translated from the coding sequence ATGGACAACATGCACAACAATGAACTTTGGGAAACAGCCCGCAGAAGGGCAGCTTTCAAAAAAAGCCTGAGTTCTTACTTTTTGGTCAATGCCTTTTTGATCGGCATTTGGTACTTCACTACGGGTGTTAACAGCCGCCATTTCTGGCCCATTTGGCCCATTCTTGGTTGGGGACTTGGCCTGGCTTTTCAGTATGCCAATGCCTACATGGGTACACAATTGTTTTCTGCAGAAAAAGAGTATGAAAAACTCAAACAACAACAACGATAA